One part of the Olleya sp. YS genome encodes these proteins:
- the idi gene encoding isopentenyl-diphosphate Delta-isomerase, with translation MEEEKVILVNQFDEQIGLMPKMEAHEKAVLHRAFSVFVFNDKNELMLQQRALSKYHSPGLWTNTCCSHQRDGETNIEAGTRRLQEEMGFVTDLEEKTSFIYKAPFDNGLTEHELDHIMVGYYQDEPIINKDEVEAWKWMLLEDVKTDIETQPELYTAWFKIIFDKFYDFINIQS, from the coding sequence ATGGAAGAAGAAAAAGTAATTTTAGTCAATCAGTTTGATGAGCAAATAGGTTTAATGCCAAAAATGGAAGCACACGAAAAAGCAGTATTGCATCGCGCTTTTTCAGTTTTTGTTTTCAATGATAAAAATGAGTTAATGCTTCAACAAAGAGCATTAAGTAAATATCATTCTCCAGGATTATGGACTAACACATGTTGTAGTCATCAACGTGATGGAGAAACCAATATAGAAGCTGGTACTAGACGTTTACAAGAAGAAATGGGTTTTGTTACAGATTTAGAAGAAAAAACCTCATTTATATACAAAGCACCATTTGATAATGGCCTAACAGAGCATGAATTAGACCATATTATGGTTGGTTACTACCAAGATGAGCCAATTATTAATAAAGACGAAGTAGAAGCTTGGAAATGGATGCTATTAGAAGATGTTAAGACAGATATAGAAACCCAACCAGAACTATATACTGCCTGGTTTAAAATAATTTTTGATAAGTTCTACGATTTTATAAATATCCAATCATGA
- a CDS encoding OmpA family protein, whose product MKNRFILSTLITILTFNVSFSQKDGISSSAEKKYDNLSYVATTKELLKLVENGNKTPEVYKKLANAYYFNTQMEEASKWYGELFKLDAVVEYEYYYRYAMSLKAIGDYERANANMKKFATLKPEDSRAILFSKSPNYLETIEALSGDFELENLDFNSRFSDFGTSFYKDGIVFASSRGDGKLYKWNEQPFLDLYFISNEDNTAKPFSSTLNTKFHESSTTFTQDGNTMYFTRNNYYKGKVRKSDEKVNGLKIFKAEFINGAWTNITSMPFNNDDYNVAHPALNLDESRLYFASDMPGTQGKSDIYYVDILEDGSYGDPVNLGSKINTEGRENFPYISNNGTLYFSSDGHQGLGGLDVFMTKLDDVTQTVTNLGKPINSSRDDFEFIIDEFSNEGYLTSNRYNGKGDDDIYRFSRSFCTQLVSGTTVNKNTNAIIPYASVVVINEKGIEVQNLTSDQNGSFSYEGPCTKQKYNIIASKDGFIQSDQTFVVNPSKREDVVLKLNLTPETTKPADVGRDLVEVLDLNPIYFDFDKSNIRPDAEVELWKVINYMKKYPTIRIDVQSHTDSRASDDYNWALSNRRNVSTKQYIIEKGGISPDRLEGRGYGETMLVNRCSNGVKCSEDEHDWNRRSNFIVINR is encoded by the coding sequence ATGAAAAATAGATTTATACTTTCTACTTTAATTACTATACTGACATTTAATGTTTCTTTTTCTCAAAAGGATGGTATAAGTAGTAGTGCCGAAAAAAAATATGATAATTTATCATATGTAGCTACAACCAAGGAATTATTAAAATTGGTTGAAAACGGTAATAAAACACCAGAAGTTTATAAAAAATTAGCTAATGCATATTATTTTAATACGCAGATGGAAGAAGCTTCAAAATGGTATGGAGAGCTCTTTAAACTAGACGCTGTTGTTGAATATGAATATTACTACAGATATGCAATGAGTTTAAAGGCGATAGGTGACTATGAACGTGCTAATGCAAATATGAAAAAATTTGCAACTTTAAAACCAGAAGATTCTAGAGCCATCCTATTTTCAAAATCACCAAATTACCTTGAAACCATAGAGGCACTTTCTGGAGATTTTGAATTAGAAAACTTAGATTTTAACTCACGTTTTTCAGATTTTGGAACTTCTTTTTATAAGGATGGGATAGTATTTGCATCATCCAGAGGTGATGGTAAGCTTTATAAATGGAATGAACAGCCATTCTTAGATTTATATTTTATAAGTAATGAAGATAACACTGCAAAACCATTTTCTTCTACTTTAAATACTAAGTTTCACGAGTCATCAACTACGTTTACTCAAGACGGTAACACAATGTATTTTACTAGAAACAACTACTATAAAGGAAAAGTTAGAAAAAGTGACGAGAAAGTTAATGGATTGAAGATTTTTAAAGCAGAGTTTATAAATGGTGCTTGGACAAATATTACGAGTATGCCATTCAACAATGATGATTATAATGTTGCGCATCCTGCATTAAACTTAGATGAATCTAGATTATACTTTGCAAGTGATATGCCAGGAACACAAGGTAAATCAGACATCTACTATGTAGATATTTTAGAAGATGGTAGCTATGGAGATCCAGTAAATTTAGGAAGTAAAATAAATACAGAGGGTAGAGAAAATTTCCCTTACATTAGTAACAATGGAACTTTATATTTTTCTTCAGATGGTCACCAAGGATTAGGTGGATTAGATGTTTTCATGACTAAGTTAGATGATGTAACACAGACGGTTACTAATCTAGGTAAGCCTATCAACAGTTCCAGAGATGATTTTGAATTTATTATAGACGAATTCTCAAATGAAGGATATTTAACGTCCAACAGATATAACGGAAAAGGAGATGATGACATCTACAGATTTTCTAGATCATTCTGTACACAGTTAGTTTCTGGTACTACAGTAAATAAAAATACTAATGCCATAATACCTTATGCAAGTGTAGTAGTTATAAATGAAAAAGGAATTGAAGTCCAAAACCTAACTTCAGATCAAAATGGATCTTTTAGTTATGAAGGACCATGTACTAAGCAAAAATATAATATCATTGCATCTAAGGATGGTTTCATTCAATCAGATCAAACTTTTGTTGTTAATCCTAGCAAGAGGGAAGATGTGGTCTTAAAGCTTAACTTAACTCCAGAAACTACCAAGCCAGCAGATGTTGGTAGAGATTTAGTAGAAGTATTAGATTTAAATCCAATTTATTTTGATTTTGATAAGTCTAACATTAGACCTGACGCAGAAGTTGAGTTATGGAAGGTCATTAATTACATGAAAAAATACCCAACTATCAGAATTGATGTTCAATCGCATACAGACTCTAGAGCATCAGACGATTACAATTGGGCTTTATCTAACAGAAGAAATGTTTCAACAAAACAATATATTATTGAAAAAGGAGGCATATCTCCAGATAGGTTAGAAGGTCGAGGATATGGTGAAACTATGTTAGTTAATAGATGTAGTAATGGAGTAAAATGTTCAGAAGACGAGCACGATTGGAATAGAAGAAGTAACTTTATAGTTATTAATAGATAA